A stretch of Imperialibacter roseus DNA encodes these proteins:
- a CDS encoding DUF4249 domain-containing protein — MNKAKFHIAILFISGLALNMCVEPYDYPAGERSNNLVVEALISSNPGPQAVRLTTTRNIYNTGNQYILYVSGAEVSVLDSDGRSFPFNEQGGGQYYSDSSFSAVGGKAYRLRIVTKEGKVYESNEETALPTSEMDKVEIAYTVKSEKNELGNFVDVDGFSVKAIVNDLPSQKNYYLLRMTTIFKVLTEPSAYQVFDRELGNYVTQPKSCCNICWVTKPLDEFVVFSDQLVDGREEAEIPLTFYPVDQKYFYDKVYFEVTQYSLTAEAYVFWKGLYDLKFRQGTLFDPAPSGLPGNIFNVDDRSEQVVGYFTVSDVTTKGEFMTKDFIPRNVVYTYRYADDCRTLPNSTTTQPAFWR; from the coding sequence ATGAATAAAGCAAAATTTCATATTGCTATTCTATTCATTTCAGGGCTTGCTTTGAACATGTGCGTTGAGCCTTATGACTATCCCGCTGGTGAAAGGAGCAACAACCTGGTGGTAGAAGCACTAATTTCTAGCAATCCAGGGCCGCAAGCAGTTAGGTTGACGACCACCAGAAACATTTACAATACAGGGAACCAGTACATTCTATATGTGAGCGGTGCAGAAGTGTCTGTTCTCGACAGCGATGGTCGTTCCTTTCCTTTCAATGAACAGGGAGGGGGACAATACTACTCCGATTCGTCTTTTAGTGCCGTGGGCGGAAAGGCGTACAGGCTCCGGATTGTCACGAAGGAAGGAAAGGTATATGAATCGAATGAAGAAACTGCCTTGCCCACTTCGGAGATGGACAAAGTAGAGATAGCGTACACTGTTAAGTCAGAAAAGAATGAACTCGGGAATTTTGTGGATGTTGATGGCTTCAGCGTTAAGGCCATCGTCAATGATTTACCCAGCCAAAAAAACTACTACCTGCTCAGGATGACCACCATATTCAAAGTGCTGACTGAGCCATCTGCTTATCAGGTCTTCGACCGGGAGCTTGGCAACTACGTTACTCAGCCTAAATCCTGCTGCAATATTTGTTGGGTTACCAAACCCCTTGATGAGTTTGTTGTCTTTAGTGACCAGCTGGTAGATGGAAGGGAGGAGGCTGAAATTCCGTTGACCTTCTATCCTGTAGATCAGAAGTACTTTTATGACAAGGTGTATTTTGAAGTGACTCAGTATTCTCTCACGGCCGAAGCTTATGTGTTTTGGAAAGGGTTGTACGACCTGAAATTCCGACAAGGCACTCTTTTTGACCCTGCACCGTCCGGATTACCCGGTAATATTTTCAACGTTGACGACCGCAGCGAACAGGTAGTAGGATATTTTACCGTGTCAGATGTTACAACAAAAGGAGAGTTTATGACTAAAGATTTTATTCCGAGAAACGTAGTCTATACTTACAGGTACGCAGATGACTGTAGAACTCTGCCAAACAGCACTACAACGCAGCCAGCTTTTTGGCGGTAA
- a CDS encoding DUF4249 domain-containing protein: MYISFVLAMGALTLQGCVDPYDYPFEEKTNYLVVDGAITTEPGPHKITLTTTRNIKNEKNAFRLRVQNARVTVATSSGRVERLAEQDRSGVYYTSDDFRGEVGEKYQLKIVLEDGREYLSDSVELLAMPYIDSIGIKYGAEKYVSKLNSTLESTGFFVDAFVKIQANQSSYFRAEWHYTYLLNTNGAAPNTCWVNVVPVVYRVFSYEASGSNSSKQHPLFFLPVRGVMFAEKIKVKVIFSSQTLSSYQFWSSVYNTTYNQGGIFDPTPAFIPSNIHSLTDPAEIVLGQFLTSDVKTIVREIYAQDFPERVDTGSPWADICLRYPREDHSTITDIEPHDWNE, translated from the coding sequence ATGTACATATCATTTGTTCTGGCTATGGGGGCACTAACCCTGCAGGGTTGTGTTGATCCGTATGACTACCCTTTCGAGGAAAAGACAAACTATTTGGTAGTGGATGGAGCAATTACAACTGAGCCGGGCCCGCACAAAATAACCCTCACCACTACCAGAAATATAAAGAACGAAAAAAATGCCTTCAGACTCCGTGTACAGAACGCAAGAGTAACGGTTGCTACTTCTTCCGGGCGGGTGGAGCGGCTGGCTGAGCAAGACAGATCAGGGGTTTACTATACCTCGGACGATTTTAGGGGGGAAGTGGGAGAAAAATATCAGCTGAAAATAGTTTTGGAGGATGGCCGGGAATACCTGTCAGATTCAGTCGAACTGCTGGCGATGCCCTACATAGACAGTATTGGAATAAAGTACGGAGCAGAAAAGTATGTGTCAAAGCTTAATTCAACTTTGGAAAGCACAGGTTTTTTTGTCGATGCGTTTGTGAAAATCCAGGCTAATCAGAGTAGTTACTTCCGGGCCGAATGGCACTACACCTATTTGTTGAACACCAATGGTGCTGCTCCGAATACCTGCTGGGTCAATGTTGTGCCAGTCGTGTACAGAGTGTTCTCTTATGAAGCTAGTGGAAGCAATAGCAGCAAACAGCATCCTCTCTTTTTCCTTCCGGTGAGAGGTGTGATGTTTGCTGAGAAGATAAAGGTTAAAGTGATTTTTTCTTCCCAGACCTTGTCCTCTTACCAGTTTTGGAGCAGTGTTTACAATACCACCTATAACCAGGGAGGCATTTTTGACCCGACACCGGCCTTTATTCCGTCGAACATTCATAGCTTAACTGACCCGGCTGAAATTGTGCTTGGGCAGTTTTTAACATCAGACGTGAAAACTATTGTAAGAGAAATCTATGCTCAGGATTTTCCAGAGCGGGTAGATACCGGAAGTCCCTGGGCAGATATTTGTCTTAGGTATCCCAGGGAAGATCATTCCACAATCACTGATATTGAGCCTCACGACTGGAATGAATAA
- a CDS encoding DUF4249 domain-containing protein, with amino-acid sequence MQVAKKLSWSVWVLLVACIDPYDYPFKEQTNYLVVEGAVTTEPGPYAITLTTTRNINNEENAFKLREQNARVIIATSSGKVEKLVEKDTSGVYYTSASFRGQIGESYQLTVTLENGMIYKSEEVELLPMPPIDSISIKYGSQKYVSQANAIVDRKGFYITAFVNDPPETENAYLVNWDYTYKIFTHPELANFYDAEGCECWVSSPKECCAVCWVEEESPDFAVANDRLNNGSSLTQYDLFFLPVVGIMLYEKIHLEVSISSLSKDAYFFWNAVYDSRYSQGGLFDPTPNTVEANVYNVDDKEELVLGYFYASDVRKISRFIHPTDFPERIDPDTGYPDTCLLYPNTTAEEPEYWNE; translated from the coding sequence ATGCAGGTTGCAAAAAAACTATCGTGGTCGGTGTGGGTGTTGTTAGTAGCGTGTATTGATCCCTACGACTATCCCTTTAAAGAGCAGACCAACTATTTGGTGGTTGAAGGAGCGGTTACCACCGAACCGGGCCCGTATGCTATAACGCTTACAACCACACGGAACATCAATAATGAAGAAAATGCATTCAAGCTACGTGAGCAGAATGCAAGGGTGATCATTGCTACGTCATCGGGCAAAGTGGAGAAGCTTGTTGAGAAAGACACCTCGGGAGTTTATTATACCTCAGCAAGTTTCCGGGGGCAGATTGGCGAGAGCTACCAGCTTACTGTAACGCTGGAAAATGGGATGATTTACAAATCGGAAGAAGTTGAATTGCTGCCAATGCCCCCAATTGACAGCATCAGCATCAAGTATGGTTCACAGAAATACGTTTCTCAGGCAAATGCCATAGTTGACAGAAAAGGATTTTACATAACAGCTTTCGTTAACGACCCGCCTGAAACAGAGAATGCCTATCTGGTGAATTGGGACTACACATACAAAATATTTACACATCCTGAACTGGCCAATTTTTACGATGCAGAAGGTTGCGAGTGCTGGGTTTCAAGTCCCAAAGAATGCTGTGCAGTTTGCTGGGTTGAGGAAGAATCACCGGATTTTGCCGTTGCCAATGACAGGCTTAATAATGGCAGTTCGCTCACACAATACGATCTTTTCTTTTTGCCGGTCGTAGGTATCATGCTGTATGAGAAGATTCACCTTGAAGTGTCAATTAGCTCGTTATCAAAGGATGCCTACTTTTTTTGGAATGCTGTATACGATTCCCGCTATAGCCAAGGAGGATTGTTCGATCCTACGCCAAATACTGTTGAAGCCAATGTTTACAACGTGGATGATAAAGAGGAGTTGGTATTGGGTTATTTTTATGCTTCTGATGTAAGAAAAATTTCCAGGTTCATACATCCGACAGATTTTCCCGAGCGTATCGACCCTGACACGGGCTACCCCGACACATGCCTTCTTTATCCCAACACAACGGCTGAAGAGCCAGAATACTGGAATGAGTAG
- a CDS encoding TonB-dependent receptor, whose amino-acid sequence MLRFLLLTLTVFTFLSFHSFGQQISDVRIDKKFESELLTDVLSQIEANSSVKFFYDPSWLENVRVSGEYADTSLRSALEDWTANTRLNYHFYDAFNVVLYLRSDLLSTLNLAGLKDTDVIIVGDSTNAVSGSAVAVRGTIRNGQTNEPLLGASVYVDELASGTVTNAAGRFSLQLLPGDYHVRVSHVTLQQEAKRMFVFGPGEFQLDLYEKTIQLEGVTIAGQAPDINVKGIQMGTVQLQVEDVKKLPAFLGEVDIIKSLTLLPGVSTVGEGTTGLNVRGGTADQNLILLDKAPVYNTSHLFGFFSIFSPDATDDVTIYKAGIPANLGSRASSVVEVKQKSGSKEKFGSQGGIGLVASRVMAEGPIKEGKSSFIVAARKSYVNYLFDTFIKVEELVGNKAGFWDLSGKLDFALTDRLSLKASGYVSKDNFTIANESSFDYQNGLGSAELGYVFSENLLGGLSVAYSDYQYQLGDLQLADPYKVSSGVGQLDIKADMTRYTEKHALQFGGGTTFYGFKPGERSGINADSQITPVALPEQQSQESFLYANDEINLNDTWSVMAGLRYSMYRSYGPADVFVYSGERPGRTSTLTDTLQYSGNETIKNYSGLEPRLSLRYSLDDETSLKASYNRIYQYIHLVSNTTAITPYDIWMGSNYYLMPLIADQYSIGYFKNYEDNTWETSAEVYFKDIDNLVDYKDGADLVLNPTLETELIQGKGMAYGLELLVKRSKGKLNGWASYTYSRTLRKMEGADRESTINKGNWFPSYYDKPHDLTLSGSYKVTRRWTISSNFTYSTGRPFSVPENGFLFDGVLVGNYTERNNGRIPDYHRLDLAFTLDTSLKIKKLWESSWTFAVYNVYGRKNAYSVFFKDTADARPTAYKLAILGAAFPSITYNFKF is encoded by the coding sequence ATGCTACGATTTCTACTACTAACGCTAACCGTATTCACTTTTTTATCTTTTCATTCGTTCGGGCAGCAAATTTCCGACGTAAGGATTGATAAAAAATTTGAAAGCGAATTATTGACTGATGTGCTCAGTCAAATTGAAGCAAACTCATCTGTTAAGTTTTTTTATGACCCTTCCTGGCTTGAAAATGTGCGTGTTTCAGGGGAATACGCTGATACGTCGTTAAGGTCGGCGTTGGAAGACTGGACAGCGAATACAAGACTCAACTATCATTTTTATGATGCCTTTAATGTAGTACTCTATCTGAGGAGTGACCTGCTCTCAACCCTGAACCTGGCTGGCCTGAAAGACACCGACGTTATTATTGTTGGCGACTCTACAAATGCTGTGTCGGGCAGTGCCGTTGCTGTGAGAGGAACCATACGAAATGGGCAAACCAACGAACCGCTTCTTGGAGCCAGTGTTTATGTGGATGAGCTGGCCAGTGGAACAGTGACCAATGCAGCCGGCAGGTTTAGCCTCCAGCTTTTGCCCGGCGACTACCACGTAAGAGTGAGCCATGTAACGTTGCAACAGGAAGCCAAACGGATGTTTGTTTTTGGCCCCGGAGAATTTCAGTTGGATCTTTATGAAAAGACGATACAACTCGAAGGCGTTACCATTGCCGGACAGGCTCCGGATATTAACGTGAAGGGCATTCAGATGGGCACTGTGCAGTTGCAGGTGGAAGATGTGAAGAAGCTGCCTGCATTTTTGGGTGAGGTTGATATTATTAAATCGCTTACTCTGCTGCCAGGTGTAAGTACCGTTGGTGAAGGCACCACTGGGCTCAATGTGCGGGGCGGTACTGCCGATCAAAACCTCATTTTGCTTGACAAAGCCCCTGTCTACAACACCTCGCACCTTTTTGGTTTCTTTTCCATCTTCAGCCCAGATGCGACTGATGACGTGACTATTTACAAGGCTGGTATTCCTGCCAACCTCGGCAGCAGGGCCTCATCGGTGGTGGAGGTAAAGCAAAAGTCGGGTAGCAAGGAAAAATTTGGTTCACAAGGGGGGATTGGTTTGGTGGCGAGCAGGGTAATGGCGGAAGGGCCAATCAAAGAAGGTAAGAGCAGCTTTATTGTGGCCGCCCGCAAGTCTTATGTCAATTATCTGTTCGATACCTTCATCAAAGTGGAGGAATTGGTGGGAAACAAAGCCGGCTTCTGGGACTTGTCGGGCAAACTGGACTTTGCATTGACCGATCGGCTGTCTTTGAAGGCATCTGGCTATGTGAGCAAAGACAATTTCACCATTGCTAACGAGTCGTCGTTCGACTACCAAAATGGGCTGGGCTCTGCGGAGTTGGGTTATGTGTTTTCGGAAAACTTGCTTGGAGGACTGTCGGTAGCTTACAGCGATTATCAATATCAATTAGGTGATCTTCAACTGGCTGACCCCTATAAGGTTTCGAGTGGAGTGGGCCAGCTTGATATAAAAGCCGATATGACCAGGTACACCGAAAAGCATGCCCTGCAATTTGGGGGAGGCACTACTTTTTATGGGTTTAAGCCCGGTGAAAGAAGTGGGATAAATGCCGACTCGCAGATTACGCCGGTTGCTTTGCCGGAGCAACAAAGCCAGGAAAGTTTTTTGTATGCAAACGACGAAATTAACCTGAACGACACGTGGTCAGTAATGGCGGGACTTCGGTATTCGATGTACCGCAGCTACGGGCCAGCAGACGTTTTTGTTTATTCAGGTGAAAGGCCTGGAAGAACATCAACACTGACGGACACCCTTCAGTACTCAGGCAATGAAACCATCAAAAACTACTCAGGCCTGGAGCCCCGGCTGTCGCTTAGGTACAGCCTCGATGATGAGACTTCTCTAAAAGCCAGCTATAACCGGATTTACCAGTATATCCACCTGGTATCGAATACCACAGCCATTACGCCGTACGACATCTGGATGGGAAGTAACTATTATTTAATGCCGTTGATAGCTGACCAGTATAGCATCGGCTACTTCAAAAACTATGAAGACAATACATGGGAGACCTCTGCTGAAGTATATTTTAAGGACATAGATAATCTGGTGGACTACAAGGATGGGGCCGATCTGGTGCTCAATCCTACTTTGGAAACGGAGCTCATTCAGGGCAAAGGCATGGCATATGGCCTTGAGCTGCTGGTGAAGAGAAGCAAAGGCAAGCTCAACGGGTGGGCAAGTTATACCTACTCAAGAACGCTCCGGAAAATGGAGGGCGCTGACAGGGAATCCACAATCAACAAGGGCAACTGGTTTCCATCTTACTATGACAAGCCGCACGACTTGACACTCTCCGGCAGCTACAAGGTAACCAGAAGGTGGACGATCAGCTCGAACTTCACCTACTCAACAGGGAGGCCCTTTTCTGTTCCTGAAAATGGGTTTCTTTTCGACGGGGTGCTGGTGGGCAACTACACGGAGAGAAATAACGGGCGAATTCCTGACTACCACCGCCTCGACCTGGCCTTCACACTTGACACCAGTTTGAAAATAAAGAAGCTTTGGGAAAGCAGCTGGACATTTGCCGTGTACAATGTATACGGCAGAAAAAATGCATACAGTGTTTTCTTCAAAGACACGGCAGACGCCAGACCAACGGCCTACAAGCTGGCCATTTTAGGTGCTGCGTTTCCTTCTATAACCTACAACTTTAAGTTTTAG
- a CDS encoding PhoH family protein translates to MAKASKEGKVFVLDTSVILYSHDSIMNFAEHDVAIPITVLEELDNFKKGNDTKNFEAREFIRLIDTLSENYMLQDWIPLNGKTKGKFKVVMQSNPEVDAEKVFDEPKADHKILNAALTLKSEEKAKKVILVSKDINLRLKAKSLGLLAEDYETGKIKNVSDLYTGKSIIENIDPDHISKLYEENVIDRKEILKGVKPTANNYFILKSDKNSILSTYNPNSKNVEKVDKVPVYGIKPRNAEQTFAIHAIMNPEVRLVSITGVAGTGKTLLALAGALEQKRNYKQIYLARPIVPLSNKDIGYLPGDIKSKLNPYMEPLWDNLKFIQNQFSESDKEYSRITDMVNQEKLVITPLAYIRGRSLSNIFFIVDEAQNLTPHEVKTIITRAGENTKIIFTGDIYQIDTPYLDSQSNGLSYLIDRIKDHPLYAHVTLEKGERSELANIANQLL, encoded by the coding sequence ATGGCTAAAGCATCGAAGGAAGGGAAAGTTTTTGTACTCGACACATCAGTTATTCTTTATTCTCACGACTCAATCATGAACTTTGCAGAGCACGATGTGGCCATCCCCATCACCGTGCTGGAAGAGCTTGATAATTTCAAAAAGGGGAACGACACCAAGAATTTTGAGGCCCGGGAGTTCATCAGGCTGATAGATACGTTGTCGGAGAATTACATGCTGCAGGATTGGATTCCACTGAACGGCAAGACAAAGGGCAAATTCAAAGTGGTGATGCAGAGCAATCCGGAGGTGGATGCGGAGAAGGTGTTTGATGAGCCGAAAGCAGACCATAAGATTCTGAATGCTGCCCTCACGCTAAAGAGCGAAGAAAAAGCTAAGAAGGTGATTCTTGTCAGCAAGGATATCAACCTGAGGCTGAAGGCCAAATCGCTGGGCTTGCTGGCGGAAGATTATGAAACTGGCAAAATTAAGAATGTAAGCGATCTATATACAGGCAAGTCGATCATCGAAAACATAGACCCTGACCACATCAGCAAGCTGTATGAAGAAAATGTCATCGACAGAAAAGAAATCCTTAAGGGTGTTAAACCTACAGCCAACAACTACTTCATTCTAAAGAGTGACAAGAACTCGATTCTTTCCACTTACAACCCCAACTCAAAGAATGTAGAAAAGGTGGATAAGGTGCCGGTGTATGGCATTAAACCCCGCAATGCGGAGCAGACCTTTGCCATACACGCAATTATGAACCCGGAGGTAAGACTTGTGTCAATTACAGGGGTGGCAGGCACGGGAAAAACCCTGCTGGCACTGGCGGGCGCTCTGGAGCAGAAACGAAACTACAAACAGATTTACCTGGCCCGCCCAATCGTTCCGCTGAGCAACAAAGACATCGGTTACCTGCCGGGCGACATCAAATCGAAGCTGAACCCCTACATGGAGCCACTGTGGGACAACCTCAAATTTATTCAAAACCAGTTCAGCGAGTCGGATAAGGAATATTCACGGATAACGGATATGGTGAATCAGGAGAAGCTGGTGATTACGCCGCTGGCCTATATCCGGGGACGAAGCCTCTCCAACATTTTCTTTATCGTCGACGAGGCACAGAACTTAACGCCCCATGAGGTGAAAACAATCATTACCAGAGCAGGTGAAAACACTAAGATCATTTTCACTGGAGACATTTACCAAATAGACACGCCTTACCTCGACTCTCAAAGTAATGGACTATCGTATCTGATCGACCGGATCAAGGATCATCCTCTTTATGCCCACGTGACGTTGGAAAAAGGAGAAAGGTCTGAACTGGCGAACATTGCGAACCAGCTGCTATAA
- a CDS encoding AlbA family DNA-binding domain-containing protein, giving the protein MPVSLQEIKKLVRRGEGQQIEFKRKVAHPEKIVREIVAFANADGGYLLVGISDEGGIPGLKYAEEHDYLLKKAIDELCRPALSYKSEIVPIDDNLGVLYYFIKPSKRRPHYALADTTQAYGKAYIRVGDKSIQASDEMRQILKQSRRTKNIKFTYGENEKKLMEHFKFNKTITLSEFVSIAKIPGIVASRTLVRLCLANVLTIQPLEKGDLFTLKESF; this is encoded by the coding sequence ATGCCGGTGTCACTTCAGGAAATCAAAAAACTTGTTCGGAGGGGAGAGGGTCAGCAGATAGAGTTCAAGCGGAAGGTAGCCCATCCGGAAAAGATTGTGCGGGAGATTGTGGCCTTTGCCAATGCCGATGGAGGTTATTTGCTTGTTGGCATTAGCGATGAGGGGGGCATTCCCGGTCTAAAATATGCCGAAGAGCACGACTACCTGCTGAAGAAGGCGATCGATGAGTTGTGCAGGCCAGCCCTGAGCTACAAGTCGGAGATAGTGCCTATCGATGATAACCTTGGGGTACTCTATTATTTTATTAAACCCAGCAAAAGACGCCCGCACTATGCGCTTGCCGACACCACACAAGCTTACGGCAAGGCCTACATCAGAGTGGGCGACAAAAGCATTCAGGCAAGTGACGAGATGCGTCAGATTTTAAAACAGAGTCGGCGAACAAAAAATATCAAGTTTACTTATGGTGAGAATGAAAAAAAGCTGATGGAGCATTTCAAATTCAACAAGACGATTACCCTTTCTGAGTTTGTATCCATAGCAAAAATTCCCGGCATCGTTGCTTCCAGAACATTGGTGCGGTTGTGTCTTGCCAATGTGTTAACAATTCAACCTCTTGAAAAAGGAGATTTGTTCACACTGAAGGAGAGCTTTTGA
- a CDS encoding sigma 54-interacting transcriptional regulator, giving the protein MKYRDLSSAQLRKIHTLGELKACGYQPESIKDELRRNLIARLKAKKSVFEGIWGYEETVIPDVERAILSRHNINFLGLRGQAKTRMARQMIELLDEYVPVIEGADLNDDPLNPISRFAKDLVAEHGDKTPVSWLHRDERYTEKLATPDVTIADLIGDVDPIKAASLKLPYSDERVIHHGLVPRSHRGIFVINELPDLQARIQVALFNILQEGDIQIRGFKLRLPLDIQFVFTANPEDYTNRGSIVTPLKDRIDSQIITHYPKSIEIGRKITDQEARVLKEQLAIVSAGELAKNLIEQIAFEARSSEYVDAKSGVSARLTISAMENMYSSAERRALINGEKSTSVRVGDFVGVLPSITGKVELVYEGEQEGPGIVAQNLVGKAIRSQFLLYFPNPEEIRKKRNAPNPYKAITDWFGEGNMVDILNESTEQAHRKLLEGVPGLKELVKEYHKQADEKLRYFLMEFALHGLAEFSQLSKHHLATGTSFKDLLSSMFSMPGPGEEDDEDDDFNP; this is encoded by the coding sequence ATGAAATATAGGGATCTCTCCTCTGCGCAACTACGCAAAATACATACACTCGGCGAGCTCAAAGCATGTGGCTACCAGCCCGAATCCATCAAAGACGAACTTAGGCGCAACCTGATAGCCAGGCTCAAAGCCAAAAAGAGCGTTTTTGAGGGGATATGGGGCTATGAAGAAACGGTGATTCCTGATGTGGAAAGAGCCATTTTGTCGAGGCACAATATTAACTTTCTGGGACTACGGGGGCAGGCCAAGACAAGAATGGCACGCCAAATGATTGAGCTGCTGGACGAATACGTTCCGGTGATTGAGGGAGCAGATTTGAATGACGATCCGTTGAACCCGATTTCAAGGTTTGCCAAAGACCTGGTGGCTGAGCATGGAGATAAAACGCCCGTTAGCTGGCTGCACCGGGATGAAAGATATACCGAGAAACTGGCAACGCCCGACGTGACCATTGCCGACTTGATTGGAGACGTGGATCCGATAAAAGCAGCTTCGCTGAAGCTTCCCTATTCGGACGAGAGAGTGATTCATCATGGCCTTGTGCCCAGGTCGCACAGAGGGATTTTTGTGATCAATGAGCTGCCGGATTTACAGGCCCGCATACAGGTGGCGCTCTTTAACATTCTTCAGGAGGGTGACATCCAGATTCGGGGCTTTAAACTAAGGCTTCCTTTGGATATTCAGTTTGTGTTCACGGCCAACCCCGAAGACTATACCAACCGGGGAAGTATAGTGACGCCGCTGAAGGACAGGATTGACAGCCAGATTATTACGCACTATCCTAAATCTATTGAGATAGGAAGGAAGATAACTGATCAGGAAGCAAGGGTTTTGAAAGAGCAGTTGGCTATTGTGAGTGCCGGAGAGCTTGCCAAAAATCTGATTGAGCAGATAGCCTTTGAAGCACGCTCCAGTGAGTATGTGGATGCGAAGAGTGGCGTGTCGGCCAGATTGACCATTTCTGCCATGGAAAACATGTACAGTTCGGCTGAAAGAAGGGCACTGATCAACGGAGAAAAATCGACCAGTGTGAGGGTAGGGGATTTTGTCGGCGTGCTTCCCTCCATCACCGGAAAGGTGGAGCTGGTTTACGAGGGTGAGCAGGAAGGCCCTGGCATTGTGGCGCAAAACCTGGTTGGCAAGGCGATCAGGAGTCAATTTTTGCTTTACTTTCCCAATCCGGAAGAAATAAGAAAGAAGAGAAACGCCCCCAACCCTTACAAAGCAATCACTGATTGGTTTGGCGAGGGCAATATGGTCGACATATTAAATGAATCGACTGAGCAGGCGCATCGCAAGTTGCTTGAGGGAGTGCCCGGATTAAAGGAGCTGGTGAAAGAATACCATAAGCAAGCAGACGAAAAGCTGAGATACTTTTTGATGGAGTTTGCCCTTCATGGCCTGGCTGAATTCAGCCAGCTTTCCAAGCATCATCTGGCCACGGGCACGTCGTTCAAAGATTTGCTGAGCAGCATGTTCAGCATGCCTGGCCCTGGTGAGGAAGATGATGAGGATGACGATTTTAATCCATAA